From Eptesicus fuscus isolate TK198812 chromosome 13, DD_ASM_mEF_20220401, whole genome shotgun sequence, the proteins below share one genomic window:
- the C13H11orf97 gene encoding uncharacterized protein C11orf97 homolog, giving the protein MATGDASRSGPPASKLGRPAAKTPALGMRVEDSTVAAPEAGSDPEQLGQPAGLGGRARGEPSDGGPRESHEQCEFPCSRGPCAEGHALWRTGKKFLYCEPHKRIKEVLEEELYIKRDECHIKNPPAVALEGIWSIKRNFPMGGLKPGPPNRNTLLPQAKYYSRHGGLRR; this is encoded by the exons ATGGCAACCGGAGACGCTTCGCGCTCCGGGCCACCGGCGTCGAAGCTGGGAAGGCCAGCCGCGAAGACGCCCGCCCTCGGCATGAGGGTGGAGGACTCGACGGTGGCGGCGCCCGAGGCGGGCAGCGACCCGGAGCAGCTTGGACagccggccgggctggggggcagggcgcgCGGGGAGCCCAGCGACGGCGGCCCCCGGGAGTCCCACGAACAGTGTGAGTTCCCCTGCAGCCGCGGACCCTGCGCGGAGGGACATGCATTGTGGAGAACCG GGAAGAAATTTTTATATTGTGAGCCACACAAGAGAATTAAGGAAGTACTGGAAGAAGAACTCTATATTAAGAGAGATGAATGCCACATTAAAAATCCACCTGCAG tggCCCTGGAAGGGATTTGGAGCATTAAAAGGAATTTCCCCATGGGAGGCTTGAAGCCAGGACCACCCAACAGAAACACCTTACTGCCACAAGCCAAGTACTATTCAAGGCACGGAGGGCTGAGAA GATAA
- the LOC103305062 gene encoding 40S ribosomal protein S15a, with protein sequence MVRMNVLADALKSINNAEKRGKRQVLIRPCSKVIVRFLTVMMKHGYIGEFEIIDDHRAGKIVVNLTGRLNKCGVISPRFDVQLKDLEKWQNNLLPSRQFGFIVLTTSAGIMDHEEARRKHTGGKILGFFF encoded by the coding sequence ATGGTGCGCATGAACGTCCTGGCTGATGCTCTGAAGAGTATCAACAATGCCGAAAAGAGGGGCAAACGCCAGGTTCTCATTAGGCCGTGCTCCAAAGTCATCGTCCGGTTTCTGACTGTGATGATGAAGCATGGTTACATTGGCGAATTTGAAATTATTGATGACCACAGAGCTGGGAAAATAGTTGTGAACCTCACAGGCAGGTTGAACAAGTGTGGAGTAATCAGCCCCAGATTTGATGTGCAACTCAAAGATCTAgaaaaatggcagaacaacttGCTTCCGTCCCGTCAGTTTGGTTTCATTGTACTGACAACCTCAGCGGGCATCATGGACCATGAAGAAGCAAGACGAAAACACACAGGAGGGAAAATCCTGGGATTCTTTTTCTAG